One window of Camelina sativa cultivar DH55 chromosome 4, Cs, whole genome shotgun sequence genomic DNA carries:
- the LOC104780840 gene encoding UPF0481 protein At3g47200-like, producing MVRILSFPPPPPPPPTFRSIPPRRYFFKRKNRTPPTPPPPPPRPFGPILPWRYSVKRRRNNPPSSLIQKDMLTWYMITLVMRQKLQTRYQQPEETREEWVISIKDKMEQALREDATTSWDKLCIYRIPQYLQENNTKSYFPQTVSLGPYHHGNKHLLPMDRHKWRAINMVMKRTEQGIEMYIDAMKDLEERARACYEGPIGLSSNKFSEMLVLDGCFVLELFRGADEGFSELGYDRNDPVFAMRGSMHSIQRDMVMLENQLPLFVLDRLLELQLGLRNQTGLVAQLAIRFFNPLMPTDEPLTKTDQTKLECSLEKDKFFNPIADKDKGELHCLDVFRRNLLRPSSNPEPRLSRRRWSWKTRVADKRQQQLIHCVTELREAGIKFKRRKTDRFWDIQFRNGYLEIPKLLIHDGTKSLFSNLIAFEQCHIESSNDITSYIIFMDNLIDSSEDVSYLHYCGIIEHWLGSDSEVADLFNRLCQEVAFDPQHSYLSQLSNKVDRYYSRKWNVLKAILKHKYFNNPWAYFSFFAALVLLVLTLFQSFFTAYPYFRPPS from the exons ATGGTGCGTATTCTTTCTTTtccaccaccgcctccaccaccaccaacattTAGATCAATTCCACCTCGGCGCTATTTCttcaaaagaaagaacagaACTCCACCAACACCACCCCCACCTCCACCGCGACCATTTGGACCGATTCTTCCTTGGCGGTATTctgtcaaaagaagaagaaacaatccACCATCATCTTTGATCCAAAAAGACATGCTGACATGGTACATGATCACTCTCGTCATGCGCCAAAAACTCCAAACCCGATACCAGCAACCTGAAGAGACAAGAGAAGAATGGGTGATCTCGATCAAAGACAAGATGGAACAAGCACTTAGGGAAGACGCCACTACTAGTTGGGACAAGCTATGCATCTACAGAATACCTCAATACCTTCAAGAGAACAACACCAAATCCTATTTCCCTCAGACTGTCTCGCTTGGTCCGTACCACCATGGCAACAAACATCTCTTGCCCATGGACCGTCACAAGTGGCGTGCGATCAACATGGTCATGAAACGTACCGAGCAAGGCATCGAAATGTATATTGACGCTATGAAAGATCTTGAAGAGAGGGCTCGTGCTTGCTACGAAGGTCCCATTGGTTTGAGTAGTAACAAGTTTAGCGAAATGCTGGTTCTTGATGGTTGTTTTGTTCTTGAGCTATTCAGAGGAGCCGATGAAGGATTCTCCGAACTTGG ATACGATCGTAACGATCCAGTTTTTGCAATGCGAGGATCAATGCATTCGATACAACGTGACATGGTAATGCTGGAAAATCAACTTCCTTTGTTCGTTCTCGACCGGTTGTTAGAGCTACAGCTTGGTCTTCGAAACCAAACCGGTTTAGTTGCACAATTAGCAATTCGGTTCTTTAATCCGTTGATGCCAACCGACGAGCCGTTGACCAAAACCGACCAGACAAAACTCGAATGCTCACTGGAAAAGGATAAATTCTTTAACCCAATTGCCGACAAGGACAAGGGCGAGTTGCACTGTCTGGATGTGTTCCGTCGAAACCTGCTTCGGCCTAGTTCGAATCCAGAGCCGAGGTTATCACGAAGGAGATGGTCCTGGAAGACTCGTGTAGCGGACAAGCGCCAACAACAACTGATACATTGCGTAACAGAGCTAAGAGAAGCCGGTATCAAATTTAAGAGAAGGAAGACCGACCGGTTTTGGGATATTCAGTTTAGAAACGGTTATCTTGAGATACCCAAACTACTTATCCATGACG GtacaaaatctctcttttcgAATCTTATAGCTTTTGAGCAATGTCATATCGAGTCGAGCAACGACATAACGTCTTACATAATCTTCATGGACAATCTAATAGATTCTTCCGAAGATGTTAGCTATTTGCACTATTGTGGTATCATCGAGCACTGGCTAGGAAGTGATTCTGAAGTTGCGGATTTATTCAATAGGTTATGTCAAGAAGTGGCATTCGATCCTCAACATAGTTATTTATCTCAGTTGTCAAATAAAGTCGACCGGTATTATAGCCGAAAGTGGAATGTTTTGAAGGCTATCTTGAAACACAAGTACTTCAATAATCCTTGGgcatatttctctttttttgctGCACTTGTCCTGCTAGTTCTCACtttatttcaaagtttttttactGCGTATCCTTATTTTAGGCCACCTTCTTAA
- the LOC104780842 gene encoding UPF0481 protein At3g47200-like: MVLFSDGRSTSTHRRYRRLSWFVPIHSFREITRRDQGQSSHSHNETYAEPSEIEVKEEKPRETREEWVISIKDKMDQALRYDATNSWDKLCIYRVPFYLQENDKKSYLPQTVSIGPYHHGKEHLMPMERHKWRAVNMIMARTKHNIEMYIDAMKELEEEARACYQGPIDMKNSNEFTEMLVLDGCFVLELFKGTVQGFKEIGYASNDPVFAKRGLMHSIQRDMVMLENQLPLFVLNRLLGLQPGTPNQTGIVADVAVRFFKTLLPTSKALTKSESSLGSQGKSDELTDNGGLHCLDVFHRSLIQSSETTNRGIPYEDMRMVVVDKQQQQLIHCVTELRDAGVKFMRKETGQLWDIEFKNGYLKIPKLLIHDGTKSLFSNLIAFEQCHTQSSNNITSYIIFMDNLINSSEDVSYLHHAGIIEHWLGSDAEVADLFNRLCKEVIFDPKDGYLSQLSGEVNRYYSRKWNSLKATLRQKYFNNPWAYFSFSAAVILLVLTFFQSLFAVYAYYKPPS, translated from the exons ATGGTTTTGTTTTCGGATGGTCGCTCAACTTCCACCCACAGAAGGTACAGACGGTTGTCATGGTTCGTGCCCATCCATAGTTTCCGTGAAATTACCAGACGTGATCAAGGCCAAAGTTCGCACAGCCACAATGAGACTTACGCGGAGCCCAGTGAGATcgaagtaaaagaagaaaagccAAGAGAGACACGAGAAGAATGGGTGATCTCGATCAAGGACAAGATGGATCAAGCACTTAGATACGACGCAACAAATAGCTGGGACAAGCTATGTATCTACAGAGTTCCATTTTATCTTCAAGAGAACGACAAAAAGTCTTACTTGCCTCAAACTGTCTCTATTGGTCCATACCACCATGGTAAGGAACATCTAATGCCCATGGAGCGTCACAAGTGGCGGGCAGTCAATATGATCATGGCACGTACCAAGCACAACATCGAAATGTATATTGACGCCATGAAAGAACTTGAGGAGGAGGCTCGTGCTTGCTACCAAGGTCCCATTGATATGAAGAATAGTAATGAGTTCACAGAAATGCTTGTTCTTGATGGATGCTTTGTTCTCGAGCTCTTCAAGGGAACAGTTCAAGGATTCAAGGAAATCGG ATATGCATCCAATGACCCGGTTTTTGCGAAGCGAGGATTGATGCATTCGATACAACGTGACATGGTAATGTTGGAAAATCAACTTCCTCTTTTTGTTCTCAACCGGTTATTAGGGCTACAGCCGGGTACACCGAACCAAACTGGTATAGTGGCAGATGTAGCTGTTCGGTTCTTCAAAACATTATTGCCAACAAGCAAGGCGCTGACCAAATCAGAAAGTTCGTTGGGCTCTCAGGGAAAATCCGATGAACTGACTGACAACGGCGGGTTGCACTGTTTGGATGTTTTCCATCGAAGTCTCATCCAATCTAGTGAGACAACAAATCGTGGGATTCCATATGAAGATATGAGAATGGTAGTAGtagacaaacaacaacaacaactgatACATTGTGTGACAGAACTAAGAGACGCGGGTGTTAAGTTCATGAGAAAAGAAACCGGCCAGCTTTGGGATATCGAATTCAAAAACGGTTATCTAAAGATACCCAAACTTCTAATCCATGACG GTACCAAGTCGCTATTCTCAAACCTTATAGCTTTCGAGCAGTGCCATACCCAGTCAAGCAACAACATAACATCCTACATAATCTTCATGGATAATCTAATTAACTCTTCTGAAGATGTTAGCTACTTGCACCACGCTGGTATCATTGAGCATTGGCTAGGGAGTGATGCTGAAGTTGCGGATTTGTTCAACCGGTTATGTAAAGAAGTGATCTTTGACCCCAAAGATGGTTATCTATCTCAACTGTCTGGCGAAGTGAACCGTTATTACAGTCGTAAGTGGAACTCTTTGAAGGCAACCTTAAGACAAAAGTACTTCAATAACCCTTGGgcatacttttctttttcagctGCAGTTATTCTGCTAGTTCTCACATTTTTCCAAAGCTTGTTTGCTGTCTATGCTTATTATAAGCCACCTTCATAA
- the LOC104780841 gene encoding UPF0481 protein At3g47200-like has protein sequence MVIPNNEPPPPQPQPPLPLALPPLPPPPPPLPPQLPFGPNLPLQHIIIRRKRRRNYQPRPMLIWYFLTSIMRKKLQIQNQRPEETREEWVIWIKDKMKQVHRDDATTSWDKLCIYRVPHSLQKNDKTSYFPQTVSLGPYHHGDEHLQPMDYHKWRAVNMVLKRTKQGIETYIDAMKELEERARACYEGRIDMSSNKFTEMLVLDGCFVLELFRGADEGFSKLEYNRNDPVFAMRGSMHSIRRDMLMLENQLPLFVLNRLLDLQLGTPSQTGLVAILAVRFFNPLMPTYMPSTKIEDSQVNNKFFNPIADKDKEELHCLDVFRRSVLQPSLKPEPRLSRSRWSWKPLVADKRQQQLLHCVTELREAGIKFKRRKSDRFWDIQFKNGCLEIPKLLIHDGTKSLFSNLIAYEQCHIDSTNDITSYIIFMDNLIDSAEDVRHLHYYDIIEHWLGNDSEVADVFNRLCQEVAFDLENTYLSVLSHKVDSYYNRKWNVVKATLKHKYFNNPWAYFSFFAAVILLLLTLFQSFFTSYPYFNPPSS, from the exons atggtAATTCCTAATAacgaaccaccaccaccacagcCGCAGCCGCCCCTTCCATTGGCGTTGCCACCTCtgccgccgccaccaccacctctCCCGCCCCAGCTACCATTTGGACCGAATCTTCCTCTACAGCATAttattataagaagaaaaagaagaagaaattatcaACCACGACCGATGTTGATCTGGTACTTCCTCACCTCTATTATGCGCAAAAAACTCCAAATCCAAAACCAACGACCCGAAGAGACACGAGAAGAATGGGTGATTTGGATCAAAGACAAGATGAAGCAAGTACATAGAGACGACGCCACAACTAGCTGGGACAAGCTCTGTATCTACAGAGTTCCACACTCCCTTCAGAAAAACGACAAGACTTCCTACTTCCCTCAAACCGTCTCGCTTGGTCCGTACCACCATGGGGATGAACATCTCCAGCCAATGGACTATCACAAATGGCGTGCGGTCAATATGGTCTTGAAACGTACCAAACAAGGCATCGAAACGTATATTGACGCCATGAAAGAGCTCGAAGAGAGGGCTCGTGCTTGCTACGAAGGTCGTATTGATATGAGCAGTAACAAGTTCACGGAAATGCTAGTTCTTGATGGTTGTTTTGTTCTCGAGCTCTTCAGAGGAGCTGATGAAGGATTCTCGAAACTTGA ATACAATCGAAATGATCCCGTTTTTGCGATGCGAGGATCCATGCATTCTATTCGACGTGACATGCTAATGTTGGAAAACCAACTTCCTTTGTTCGTCTTAAACCGGTTATTAGATCTACAGCTCGGTACACCGAGCCAAACCGGTTTAGTAGCGATATTAGCAGTCCGGTTCTTCAATCCGTTAATGCCAACCTATATGCCATCAACTAAAATCGAGGACTCACAAGTAAACAATAAGTTCTTTAACCCAATTGCTGACAAGGACAAGGAAGAATTGCACTGTCTTGATGTTTTCCGTCGAAGTGTACTCCAGCCTAGTCTAAAACCGGAACCGAGGTTGTCGCGAAGTAGATGGTCTTGGAAACCGCTCGTGGCGGACAAGCGCCAACAACAACTGTTACATTGCGTGACGGAACTAAGAGAAGCCGGtattaaattcaaaagaagaaaatccgACCGGTTTTGGGATATTCAATTCAAAAACGGTTGTTTAGAGATACCGAAACTACTTATCCATGACG GTACCAAGTCTCTTTTCTCAAATCTTATAGCATACGAGCAGTGCCATATCGATTCAACCAACGATATAACATCTTACATAATCTTCATGGACAATCTAATAGATTCTGCTGAAGATGTTAGGCATTTGCACTACTATGATATCATCGAGCACTGGTTAGGAAATGATTCAGAAGTAGCTGATGTGTTCAACCGGCTATGTCAAGAAGTGGCTTTCGACCTCGAAAACACTTATTTATCTGTATTGTCGCATAAGGTGGACAGTTACTATAACCGGAAGTGGAATGTCGTGAAGGCAACCTTAAAACATAAGTACTTCAATAATCCTTGGGCGtacttctctttctttgctGCAGTTATTCTGCTACTTCTCACATTATTTCAGAGCTTTTTCACTTCTTATCCTTATTTTAACCCACCTTCTTCATAa